A single region of the Salicibibacter cibi genome encodes:
- the mgsA gene encoding methylglyoxal synthase: MNIALIAHDRKKEEIVNFTIAYRHILAAHALFATGTTGKRISEATDLPITRFLSGPLGGDQQLGARVAAGKLDLVLFFRDPLQAQPHEPDITALIRLCDVHEVPIATNMGTAEILVGALNDGAFHFHKKETCDRDSRHE; the protein is encoded by the coding sequence ATTGCTCTGATTGCTCATGACCGTAAAAAAGAGGAAATCGTCAACTTCACCATTGCCTACCGGCATATTTTAGCTGCTCATGCTCTCTTCGCCACGGGAACGACCGGAAAACGTATTTCCGAAGCGACGGATCTCCCCATCACCCGTTTTTTATCCGGACCGTTAGGCGGGGATCAACAGTTGGGTGCGCGTGTAGCGGCAGGGAAGCTTGATTTGGTTCTCTTTTTTCGTGACCCTTTGCAAGCCCAACCGCATGAACCTGATATTACCGCGCTGATTCGCCTTTGTGACGTACACGAAGTTCCGATTGCGACGAACATGGGCACGGCTGAAATCCTTGTGGGCGCCTTGAACGACGGAGCTTTTCATTTCCACAAAAAGGAAACCTGCGATAGAGATAGCCGCCATGAATAA
- the bshA gene encoding N-acetyl-alpha-D-glucosaminyl L-malate synthase BshA encodes MKALKIGITCYPTVGGSGIVATELGKRLAEKGHEIHFITSGLPFRLDRAYTNINFHKVEVNQYQIFRYPPYDLTLASKMAEVTERYDLDLLHVHYAVPHAVSAALAKDMSGGNVKVMTTLHGTDITVLANDPSLQNIIRYGINRSDKVTAVSRFLVNETKEQLDIAKHMEPVYNFVPPNIAVPANQHALRRSYDIKDDEDVIVHMSNFRPVKRVEDVVRAFRLIRQEKRSKLLLIGDGRERNSIEELVEAEGIQEDVLFLGNQSRIYELISLADAMLLLSEKESFGLTALEAMAVGVPVIGTNIGGIPEVICDGETGLIRPVYDYEAAAEATLAILNDKAMHRRMSNAAKTRAFSKFNSDTIVASYEKLYAEMLERP; translated from the coding sequence ATGAAAGCCTTAAAAATCGGGATCACATGTTATCCCACCGTTGGCGGATCCGGTATTGTAGCAACCGAGCTTGGCAAACGCTTGGCGGAAAAGGGGCATGAGATCCATTTTATTACGTCCGGCTTACCTTTTCGGTTGGACCGAGCTTATACGAACATTAATTTCCATAAGGTGGAAGTTAACCAATATCAAATTTTTCGATATCCTCCCTATGACTTAACATTGGCCAGTAAAATGGCAGAAGTTACCGAAAGGTATGATTTGGATCTTTTGCATGTCCATTATGCCGTTCCTCATGCCGTTTCCGCTGCTCTTGCCAAGGATATGAGCGGCGGGAACGTGAAAGTAATGACGACGCTGCATGGCACGGATATTACCGTGCTTGCCAATGACCCGTCCTTGCAAAATATTATCCGTTATGGAATTAATCGTTCGGATAAGGTTACGGCCGTGTCCCGCTTTCTCGTTAATGAAACAAAAGAACAATTGGACATTGCAAAGCATATGGAGCCGGTTTATAATTTTGTCCCGCCAAATATTGCCGTGCCCGCCAATCAGCATGCATTACGGCGAAGTTACGACATCAAAGATGATGAAGATGTGATCGTACATATGTCTAATTTTCGTCCGGTGAAAAGGGTCGAAGACGTAGTTCGCGCTTTTCGTCTCATACGGCAAGAAAAACGAAGCAAGCTGCTTCTGATTGGGGACGGCCGGGAACGAAATTCGATTGAAGAACTTGTCGAAGCGGAAGGCATCCAAGAAGATGTCTTATTTCTCGGCAATCAAAGCCGCATTTATGAACTGATTTCCCTTGCCGATGCTATGCTTTTGCTATCGGAAAAGGAAAGTTTCGGCCTTACGGCATTGGAAGCGATGGCCGTCGGTGTGCCGGTCATCGGCACCAATATCGGGGGCATTCCTGAGGTGATCTGCGATGGAGAAACGGGGCTGATTCGCCCGGTTTACGATTATGAAGCAGCCGCCGAGGCAACACTTGCGATTCTTAACGATAAAGCGATGCATCGTCGAATGTCCAATGCCGCAAAGACGCGTGCATTCTCGAAATTCAATAGTGATACGATCGTCGCCAGCTATGAAAAACTTTACGCGGAAATGTTGGAACGGCCATGA
- a CDS encoding biotin--[acetyl-CoA-carboxylase] ligase gives MKHDLLQVLTEMQDGYVSGQQISDRLGVSRTAVWKHMEDLRKEGYVIEAIPRKGYQLKTRPETLSEAEIKAGLSTKSIGQTTFFKSKVTSTQTLAKKAYREGTPHGTAIVASEQTGGRGRMERPWQSPEQTSVSVSIVVKPDISIREAPQLTLVTAVAAAEALEQTTQLPVQIKWPNDIYINNRKVSGILTEMQAEADKMQMMIVGIGLNINQKQAQFPEELQEKATSLYVESEKEWPRAHILQALFISFEKWYDTWIENGFDYIRETWEKYAALYERPVKAVQGNTTVVGHMLGINREGVLQLKDQQGKVHLIYSGDLE, from the coding sequence ATGAAACATGATCTGTTGCAAGTGTTAACGGAAATGCAGGACGGCTATGTTTCCGGACAGCAAATAAGCGACCGCTTAGGAGTGAGTCGAACAGCCGTATGGAAACATATGGAAGATTTACGCAAAGAAGGGTATGTAATCGAAGCCATTCCCCGGAAAGGTTATCAATTGAAAACACGTCCGGAAACATTAAGCGAAGCTGAAATCAAAGCCGGCTTATCGACAAAAAGCATTGGGCAGACAACTTTTTTTAAATCAAAAGTGACCTCGACGCAAACGCTTGCAAAAAAGGCCTATCGTGAAGGAACCCCCCATGGAACAGCGATCGTTGCCAGTGAACAAACTGGAGGAAGGGGACGGATGGAACGGCCGTGGCAATCGCCGGAACAGACGAGCGTCAGCGTATCCATCGTTGTCAAACCGGACATATCGATCAGAGAAGCACCGCAGTTAACATTAGTGACTGCGGTTGCGGCAGCAGAAGCGTTGGAACAAACGACGCAACTTCCTGTGCAAATCAAATGGCCGAACGATATATATATTAATAACCGAAAAGTTTCGGGCATTTTGACGGAAATGCAAGCGGAAGCGGACAAAATGCAAATGATGATCGTCGGGATCGGATTAAATATTAATCAAAAACAAGCCCAATTTCCCGAAGAGCTCCAGGAAAAAGCGACGTCATTATACGTGGAAAGCGAAAAGGAATGGCCGCGGGCACATATTCTGCAGGCTTTGTTTATTTCTTTTGAAAAATGGTATGACACTTGGATTGAAAATGGATTTGATTACATTCGCGAAACGTGGGAAAAGTATGCGGCGCTTTATGAGCGGCCGGTAAAAGCCGTGCAGGGCAACACAACCGTAGTTGGGCACATGCTAGGTATTAATCGTGAAGGCGTCTTGCAATTAAAGGATCAACAGGGGAAGGTTCATTTGATTTACAGCGGTGATTTGGAATAA
- the panC gene encoding pantoate--beta-alanine ligase: MLICRTKKEWLNCRDQMEGNGSIALVPTMGALHQGHLQLAKQAKADHDQLVMTIFVNPLQFGEGEDYDHYPRQEEADIEKAKASGVDVLWLPSVDDIYPRDPAVTVRVGKMSERLCGRHRPGHFDGMATVVMKFLQLVRPDAAYFGKKDGQQLAILTRMCEDFHLDVAVVGGETVREEDGLALSSRNVFLSEGERKEAPLLYKTLQKGYERFRQQKESPVKTEREVTAELSERITASIDYVELLTYPSLEPSDENDTDEQLILAAAVRYPQARLIDNVIFERE, from the coding sequence ATGCTTATTTGCCGAACAAAAAAAGAATGGCTGAACTGTCGTGATCAAATGGAGGGAAATGGTTCCATTGCCCTCGTTCCGACAATGGGGGCGTTGCATCAAGGACATCTGCAGTTGGCAAAGCAAGCAAAGGCCGATCATGACCAATTGGTTATGACGATTTTCGTCAATCCCTTACAGTTCGGGGAAGGGGAAGATTATGACCATTATCCGCGCCAGGAAGAGGCGGATATTGAAAAAGCAAAAGCGTCAGGTGTCGACGTCCTTTGGTTGCCGTCGGTGGACGATATTTATCCAAGGGATCCGGCTGTAACCGTTAGGGTAGGCAAAATGAGCGAACGTCTTTGCGGTCGTCACCGTCCCGGTCATTTTGACGGCATGGCTACCGTTGTAATGAAATTCTTGCAACTGGTACGCCCGGACGCTGCTTATTTTGGAAAAAAAGACGGCCAGCAACTCGCGATTTTAACACGCATGTGTGAGGATTTTCATTTAGACGTTGCCGTTGTGGGCGGCGAAACCGTTCGAGAAGAAGATGGCTTAGCGCTTTCCTCGCGAAATGTATTTTTAAGCGAGGGCGAACGAAAGGAAGCGCCGCTTTTATACAAAACCTTACAAAAAGGTTATGAACGGTTTCGTCAACAGAAGGAAAGCCCGGTGAAAACGGAGCGTGAGGTCACTGCCGAGCTCTCGGAACGTATTACTGCTTCCATCGATTACGTGGAGCTTTTGACATACCCGAGCCTGGAGCCGTCAGATGAAAATGACACGGACGAACAGCTCATTCTCGCCGCTGCCGTTCGCTATCCGCAAGCGCGTTTGATTGACAATGTAATTTTTGAGCGGGAGTAA
- the dinG gene encoding ATP-dependent DNA helicase DinG, translating to MTIDKSNKFVVIDVETTGNRLQDGDRIIEIGLAVVWNGQVTKTFSSFVSCDRKIPSFVSRLTGITEDDLMDAPLFSELAPDILNDLDGACLVAHHIDFDLHFLNNELVEAGYEGFRGDVLDTVEMARMLYPTLDGYRLASLADQFNLSHENPHRAGSDAEVTAHLLLLMLKKLDALPHVTLQQLEACTTDMYRGLHLWVYDAMKTARTRHRKKASTYDIYQDFALKKQTATRAEVKATIPFNAEDFFGMNGALANVSPSFEHRDGQEHMADNVYACFADGKHLIAEAATGTGKTLAYLYPAVVKSREKNRPVVIATETVALQQQIKDRDVPLLEKGLSLPIEATVLKGRSHYLCLQKFAHFLEQIRGTRQASYDEQLSAAQLLIWLTETETGDVEELNLPNGGYALWDELKSDPESCTHSNCAFFSRCFYPRTKENARQADIIITNHALLFTDHFQGTRTLPAYEYLVVDEAHHLEEAAGRHLGATMSYQHFMRLYNQFGVQEHAGLFADISVLIDRHPTAVSADWLSERKRELQSLHHEWNQLFTVLQTAIVKNDKRTREKSEVYIPDDVLNAHVFDVWKRTEAGGNDVIRAWRSLIRTLKNEALAPAEETLLQKVNTLCNDLEEAQTILASLLTSEEKNEVYWAESDANKRPDRLRLYRRPINISEQLAGDFFSNTKSIILTSATLTVKGSFQYTIDQLGLTNAQPECLQLASPFQYEKQAQLLVPEDFPDIRLDGEERFTDAVAHFICSLTSCVNGRMLVLFTSHQMVKDVSKLMKPHMQDLSYSLFAQGVNGDNRSKLVKQFRSHERSILMGTTTFWEGIDLPGEDVRALIIVRLPFAPPDDPVYMAKAKQIEADGSNAFSRLALPRAVLRFKQGFGRLIRTKRDRGLVFVLDKRLIQARYGKVFLRSLPTMPQLFAPAEQLLARAEEFYQEYQEDDPR from the coding sequence ATGACCATAGATAAATCGAATAAATTCGTCGTGATTGACGTGGAAACGACGGGGAATCGGCTGCAGGACGGCGACCGAATCATCGAAATAGGTCTGGCCGTCGTATGGAACGGTCAAGTCACGAAGACGTTCTCTTCTTTTGTGTCTTGTGATCGGAAAATCCCCTCCTTTGTTAGCCGGCTTACAGGCATAACAGAAGATGACTTAATGGATGCGCCGTTATTTTCGGAGTTGGCGCCCGATATTTTAAATGATTTGGACGGCGCTTGTTTGGTCGCCCATCATATTGATTTTGATTTACATTTTTTGAATAATGAACTCGTTGAAGCCGGTTATGAAGGATTTCGCGGAGACGTGTTGGATACGGTGGAAATGGCGCGTATGCTCTACCCAACGCTTGATGGGTATCGTTTAGCATCATTAGCAGACCAATTCAACCTTTCTCACGAGAACCCTCATCGTGCCGGAAGTGATGCAGAAGTTACGGCTCATCTTTTGCTCCTGATGTTAAAAAAATTGGATGCATTGCCCCATGTTACGTTGCAGCAGCTTGAAGCCTGTACCACTGATATGTATAGAGGTTTGCATTTATGGGTATACGATGCGATGAAAACGGCGAGAACACGCCATCGAAAAAAAGCAAGTACCTATGACATTTATCAAGATTTTGCCTTGAAAAAGCAAACGGCCACCCGAGCGGAAGTGAAAGCGACAATCCCTTTTAATGCCGAGGATTTTTTCGGGATGAACGGTGCTCTTGCGAATGTCTCTCCTTCTTTTGAACATCGAGACGGCCAAGAACACATGGCCGATAACGTCTATGCTTGTTTTGCGGATGGAAAGCATCTTATCGCGGAGGCGGCAACCGGCACGGGGAAAACGTTGGCTTACTTGTATCCTGCCGTTGTCAAGAGCAGAGAGAAAAATCGTCCGGTGGTGATCGCAACGGAAACCGTTGCTTTACAACAGCAAATTAAAGATCGGGATGTGCCTTTATTGGAAAAAGGGTTGAGCCTTCCGATTGAAGCGACGGTACTGAAGGGGCGTAGCCATTATTTATGCTTGCAAAAATTCGCCCATTTTTTGGAGCAGATAAGGGGAACGAGACAAGCATCTTACGACGAACAATTAAGTGCCGCCCAACTTTTGATTTGGCTGACAGAGACGGAAACAGGCGACGTGGAAGAGCTTAATTTGCCAAACGGGGGATATGCCCTGTGGGATGAGTTGAAAAGTGATCCGGAATCTTGCACACATTCGAATTGCGCTTTTTTCTCCCGCTGTTTTTATCCGAGAACCAAGGAGAACGCCAGACAGGCAGATATCATTATCACCAATCATGCGCTTTTGTTTACCGATCATTTTCAGGGAACGCGTACGCTCCCTGCCTATGAATATTTGGTCGTGGATGAAGCCCATCATTTGGAAGAAGCTGCGGGGCGTCACTTGGGAGCAACCATGAGCTACCAACATTTTATGCGTTTGTATAATCAATTTGGGGTACAGGAACATGCGGGATTATTCGCCGATATTTCCGTTTTGATCGACCGCCACCCAACTGCGGTTTCCGCCGATTGGCTGAGTGAACGCAAACGGGAATTGCAATCGTTGCATCATGAATGGAATCAATTATTTACCGTTTTGCAAACGGCGATTGTAAAAAATGACAAACGCACACGGGAAAAAAGCGAAGTATATATCCCCGATGACGTGCTCAATGCTCATGTGTTTGATGTATGGAAGCGAACGGAAGCAGGAGGAAATGATGTCATTCGTGCCTGGCGTTCCCTCATCCGCACGCTAAAAAACGAGGCGCTCGCGCCCGCGGAAGAAACGTTGCTTCAAAAAGTGAACACACTCTGCAACGATTTGGAAGAAGCGCAAACGATACTGGCATCGCTCTTAACTTCCGAAGAAAAAAACGAAGTGTATTGGGCAGAAAGCGATGCCAACAAGCGCCCGGATCGTTTACGATTGTACCGTAGGCCGATTAATATTAGCGAGCAACTCGCCGGAGATTTTTTTTCAAACACGAAAAGCATTATTCTTACCTCAGCGACGCTTACCGTGAAAGGGTCTTTTCAATATACGATCGACCAACTCGGATTAACAAATGCACAGCCGGAATGTTTACAGCTAGCTTCTCCTTTTCAGTATGAGAAGCAAGCGCAGTTGCTCGTCCCGGAAGATTTTCCGGACATCCGCCTGGATGGGGAAGAGCGTTTTACGGATGCCGTCGCTCATTTTATTTGTTCACTCACATCCTGTGTCAACGGTCGGATGCTCGTCCTGTTCACCTCCCATCAAATGGTAAAAGACGTGTCCAAATTGATGAAACCGCATATGCAAGATTTGAGTTACTCCCTTTTTGCTCAGGGAGTGAATGGGGATAATCGTTCTAAACTTGTGAAACAGTTTCGTAGCCACGAGCGGTCGATTTTAATGGGAACGACGACATTTTGGGAGGGCATTGATTTGCCGGGAGAAGACGTCCGAGCGCTCATTATCGTACGTTTGCCTTTTGCCCCGCCGGATGATCCGGTGTACATGGCGAAAGCAAAACAGATTGAAGCGGATGGGAGCAACGCATTTAGCCGGCTGGCATTACCCCGGGCGGTTCTCCGATTTAAACAAGGGTTCGGACGTTTGATTCGCACAAAAAGGGACCGTGGACTTGTCTTTGTTTTAGACAAGCGGCTCATCCAAGCCCGTTATGGAAAGGTGTTTTTGCGCTCCTTGCCGACTATGCCGCAATTATTCGCACCTGCGGAACAATTGCTTGCACGTGCGGAGGAATTTTATCAGGAGTATCAGGAGGATGACCCCCGATGA
- a CDS encoding amidohydrolase, with the protein MTRPYVVTNVTIIDAVRMISKGFVKVKDKKIVAVGEGEPQAEYGWERIDGQKKILMPGLVNTHGHTPMTLLRGISDDLPLERWLNEKIWPAEAALDDESAAAGTALAIVEMIRSGTTCFADMYHLNREGAAALTEESGMKASLSRGMIAFGSKKEQQEKLKTAIDYAKSCQSSASGRLRGAVFPHAPYTCPLEFLRETKAKAEEAALPLQIHIAETRKEVKEHETKHGLPPVAHLLEEGILTKGSLAVHAVHINHSELTGLKDNGVHVSHNPQSNLKLGSGIAPLPQLLNHHIPVSLGTDSAASNNTLDVFDEMRQAAMVHKGLEEEANATDAQTILEMATVNGANALGFSNAGFIEEGYDADFIFINSDQAHMIPRINHGTLVYSATGRDVTDVFVEGKPLMRDGRLLTVDEEKIRHEAMAASEKLADDH; encoded by the coding sequence ATGACACGCCCATATGTGGTAACGAATGTAACGATTATCGATGCAGTGCGGATGATCTCCAAAGGTTTTGTCAAAGTGAAAGACAAAAAAATTGTTGCAGTCGGAGAAGGAGAACCGCAGGCCGAATATGGGTGGGAAAGGATAGACGGGCAGAAGAAAATCCTCATGCCCGGGCTCGTCAATACCCACGGCCATACGCCGATGACATTGCTTAGGGGGATCAGTGATGATTTGCCCCTTGAGCGTTGGTTAAACGAAAAAATTTGGCCCGCGGAAGCTGCATTGGATGATGAAAGTGCCGCTGCCGGAACGGCACTCGCGATCGTTGAAATGATTCGTTCCGGTACGACTTGTTTTGCCGATATGTATCATCTCAACCGGGAAGGCGCGGCGGCGTTGACAGAGGAATCGGGCATGAAAGCTTCCCTCTCGCGCGGAATGATCGCTTTCGGCTCAAAGAAAGAACAACAGGAAAAGCTGAAAACGGCCATTGATTACGCGAAATCATGCCAATCTTCCGCGAGTGGACGCCTGAGGGGCGCCGTTTTCCCTCATGCCCCTTATACGTGTCCGCTTGAATTTTTACGGGAAACAAAAGCAAAAGCGGAGGAAGCGGCACTGCCTTTGCAGATTCACATTGCCGAAACACGAAAGGAAGTAAAGGAACACGAAACAAAGCATGGCTTGCCGCCTGTCGCTCATCTTTTGGAAGAAGGCATCTTGACAAAGGGATCTCTCGCTGTGCACGCTGTCCATATTAACCATTCGGAACTCACGGGGCTGAAAGACAACGGCGTCCATGTATCCCATAATCCGCAAAGCAATTTAAAATTGGGTTCGGGAATCGCACCGTTGCCCCAATTGTTAAATCATCATATCCCGGTTTCTCTCGGTACAGATAGTGCAGCTTCGAATAACACATTGGATGTCTTTGATGAAATGCGACAAGCAGCGATGGTTCATAAAGGATTGGAAGAAGAGGCGAATGCGACGGATGCGCAAACGATTTTGGAAATGGCAACGGTGAATGGCGCAAACGCGCTTGGCTTTTCCAACGCGGGATTCATTGAAGAAGGCTATGATGCCGATTTTATTTTCATTAACAGCGATCAAGCACATATGATTCCGCGCATTAATCACGGAACACTCGTTTATTCCGCTACCGGACGGGATGTAACCGACGTTTTTGTTGAAGGGAAGCCTCTCATGCGAGATGGCAGACTTCTCACTGTTGATGAGGAAAAGATTCGCCATGAAGCGATGGCTGCATCAGAGAAGCTTGCTGACGATCACTAA
- a CDS encoding pyridoxal phosphate-dependent aminotransferase: MKLSKRVETITPSSTLAITAKAKALKAAGHDVIGLGAGEPDFNTPDYIIDAATLSMKEGETKYTPSGGLPTLKEAIIDKFKRDQNLTYIQEEIMVSSGAKHALYTIFQALLDEGDEVIVPAPFWVSYPEQIKLAGGTPVILQTKEENDFKMTKETLTNAITPKTKAMIVNSPSNPTGGMYTKEELQAIGEVAAERDILIVSDEIYEKLIYGDAKHYSIAGLSEDLKARTIIVNGVSKSYSMTGWRIGYAAGDKELIRAMSNLASHSTSNPTTPAQYGAIAAYNSDQAPVEEMRQAFEERLDLAYEQLVGIPGVSCMKPQGAFYLFPNVKEASDAGGFASVDDWAAALLEQEQVAIVPGAGFGAPDNVRLSYATSLSFITDALERIEHFIKRTTS; encoded by the coding sequence ATGAAACTGTCGAAACGAGTAGAAACGATTACCCCATCATCAACGCTCGCCATCACAGCAAAAGCGAAAGCATTGAAAGCGGCGGGGCATGATGTGATCGGTTTGGGTGCGGGAGAACCGGACTTTAACACGCCTGACTACATCATTGATGCGGCAACCCTTTCCATGAAAGAAGGCGAGACAAAATATACGCCGTCCGGAGGTTTGCCCACGCTTAAAGAAGCGATTATCGATAAATTTAAAAGAGATCAAAACCTCACCTACATACAAGAAGAAATCATGGTATCCTCGGGTGCCAAGCACGCGTTGTATACGATTTTTCAGGCTTTGTTGGACGAGGGAGACGAGGTGATTGTACCCGCTCCCTTTTGGGTAAGTTACCCTGAACAAATTAAACTCGCCGGCGGAACCCCCGTCATTTTGCAAACAAAAGAAGAAAATGATTTCAAGATGACAAAAGAAACATTGACGAATGCGATAACGCCGAAAACGAAGGCAATGATTGTAAACTCCCCGAGCAATCCGACCGGGGGAATGTATACAAAAGAGGAACTGCAAGCTATCGGCGAAGTGGCGGCAGAGCGTGATATCTTGATCGTTTCGGATGAAATTTATGAAAAACTGATCTATGGAGATGCAAAACATTACTCCATTGCAGGCCTTTCGGAAGATTTAAAAGCGCGTACCATTATCGTAAATGGTGTTTCTAAATCCTATTCCATGACGGGATGGAGAATTGGCTACGCTGCAGGTGATAAGGAGCTTATTCGGGCAATGAGCAACTTGGCGAGCCATTCCACGTCGAACCCGACGACGCCGGCGCAGTACGGCGCAATCGCCGCTTATAATTCGGACCAAGCACCTGTGGAAGAAATGCGACAGGCGTTCGAAGAACGGTTGGACCTGGCATATGAACAACTCGTGGGAATCCCGGGTGTCAGTTGCATGAAACCGCAAGGCGCATTTTATTTATTCCCGAATGTAAAGGAAGCTTCGGACGCCGGCGGATTTGCATCTGTGGACGATTGGGCTGCCGCTTTGTTGGAACAAGAACAAGTGGCGATCGTTCCCGGTGCAGGATTCGGCGCTCCTGACAATGTGCGTTTATCCTATGCTACCTCCCTTTCGTTCATCACGGATGCCTTAGAGCGAATCGAACACTTTATTAAGCGCACGACGTCCTAA
- a CDS encoding DnaD domain-containing protein, protein MERDVMIKLLEKGHVSIPAVFLDYYDALGINENDMMLLLHIHRFVQQGHNFPTPEQLAQKMTLTVNNCQQAIGRLLKRGVLRLEQNEDDNGVMYETYSLGPFYDKVIAYLEAEHAPENNENDIDAGELYRLFENEFGRPLSPMEGETLAMWIDRDQYTYPLIRAALREAVISGKLNLRYIDRILFEWQKNGIKTPEEADAFSEKFRQKQRGKAPSEEQPQTQPYPNYNWLEAD, encoded by the coding sequence ATGGAACGGGACGTTATGATCAAGCTTTTGGAAAAAGGTCATGTATCGATTCCAGCCGTATTTCTTGATTATTACGATGCGCTCGGCATAAACGAAAACGATATGATGCTGCTGCTGCACATCCATCGTTTTGTCCAACAAGGCCATAACTTCCCGACTCCGGAGCAATTGGCACAAAAAATGACATTGACTGTGAATAACTGTCAACAGGCGATCGGTCGGTTATTAAAGCGGGGAGTCCTTCGTCTTGAACAAAACGAGGATGATAACGGTGTAATGTATGAAACGTATAGCCTGGGGCCTTTTTATGACAAAGTCATTGCTTATCTTGAAGCAGAACATGCACCGGAGAATAATGAGAACGATATAGATGCCGGCGAGCTGTACAGATTATTTGAAAATGAATTCGGGCGACCGCTCTCCCCGATGGAAGGGGAGACGCTCGCCATGTGGATAGACCGGGACCAGTACACGTATCCATTAATAAGGGCGGCATTGCGGGAAGCTGTGATTTCGGGCAAATTAAATTTGCGTTACATTGACCGCATCTTGTTTGAATGGCAAAAAAATGGCATTAAAACGCCTGAAGAAGCGGATGCTTTCAGTGAAAAATTCCGACAAAAACAAAGGGGTAAAGCACCATCGGAGGAACAGCCCCAGACCCAGCCTTATCCAAACTATAATTGGCTGGAAGCCGATTAG
- the nth gene encoding endonuclease III, which yields MLSKRDTVHAIDTMEEMFPDAQCELWHRNAFELLVAVILSAQCTDALVNKVTPHLFETYKGPEDIVASSSEDLEQAIRSIGLYRNKAKNLKKMSHSLLTQYNGNVPADRDALMELAGVGRKTANVVASVAFDLPAIAVDTHVERVSKRLGICRWKDSVLQVEKTLMEKLPEEKWSKSHHLLIFFGRYHCKARNPSCPACPLLSICREGQKRMKEKATG from the coding sequence ATGCTATCCAAAAGAGACACCGTTCACGCCATCGATACGATGGAAGAGATGTTTCCGGATGCCCAATGTGAACTTTGGCACCGAAACGCTTTTGAGCTGCTAGTGGCTGTCATATTGTCTGCCCAATGCACCGATGCCCTCGTCAATAAAGTGACTCCACATTTATTTGAAACCTACAAAGGGCCCGAAGATATTGTCGCCAGCTCCTCGGAAGATCTGGAACAAGCAATACGCTCCATCGGTCTTTACAGGAATAAGGCCAAAAATCTAAAGAAAATGAGCCATTCCCTTCTAACGCAATACAACGGAAACGTGCCTGCCGATCGCGATGCATTAATGGAACTTGCCGGTGTCGGACGCAAAACCGCGAATGTGGTGGCATCGGTAGCTTTTGATTTGCCGGCAATCGCCGTGGATACACACGTGGAACGGGTGTCGAAAAGACTCGGCATTTGCCGCTGGAAAGATAGTGTCCTGCAAGTAGAAAAAACACTCATGGAAAAACTGCCGGAAGAAAAATGGTCGAAAAGCCACCACTTGCTTATTTTTTTTGGCCGCTATCATTGCAAAGCACGTAATCCATCCTGTCCGGCATGCCCGTTGCTTTCCATCTGCCGGGAAGGCCAAAAGCGAATGAAAGAAAAAGCAACTGGATGA